In Arthrobacter burdickii, one DNA window encodes the following:
- a CDS encoding ABC transporter permease: protein MAQHNLSTVVSFEFLRTISKPRFWIGTLTVPLIMGIAIALIYLSNSTTEATADAQREAEFSIAYTDASGLITPEQAALFNAESAASGEEAIAAVKGGSLDAYFAYPQDLRSDPVRVYGADEGIFANGKYSEVAEAMLDSAVQAGIDDPTLLALTQTEPVVDVTTYADGVEAGGINAIVPPMLFLVIFYGLIVLLAGQMLASTLEEKENRVTEMILTTLNPTTLITGKVISLFMVGALQSIIFSSPIIIGYLFFREQVNIPELDLNSLIFNPQTMIIGFLLMVGGFSLFTTSLVALGAIMPTAKEAGNFMGMMIALLFVPFYVVSLVISNPQALVVQIFTYFPYSAPVTALLRNGFGSLSLLEGCIVIVILFLCSALMLRVAVKLFQHGSIAYTSKVSLKSAFTTNHPKAPAT from the coding sequence GTGGCGCAACACAACCTATCGACTGTTGTTTCCTTCGAGTTCCTCCGCACGATCTCCAAGCCCCGCTTCTGGATCGGAACCCTCACCGTTCCGTTGATCATGGGCATCGCCATCGCCCTGATCTACCTGTCGAATTCCACGACCGAGGCGACCGCGGACGCCCAGCGTGAGGCCGAATTCAGCATCGCCTACACCGACGCGTCCGGGCTCATCACCCCTGAGCAGGCCGCCCTGTTCAATGCCGAGTCAGCAGCCTCCGGAGAGGAGGCTATCGCGGCGGTGAAGGGCGGGTCCCTGGATGCGTACTTCGCTTACCCGCAGGACCTGCGGTCCGACCCGGTCAGGGTTTACGGGGCTGATGAGGGGATCTTCGCGAACGGCAAGTACTCCGAGGTCGCCGAAGCGATGCTCGATTCCGCCGTGCAGGCCGGCATCGATGATCCGACGCTACTCGCCCTGACCCAGACCGAACCGGTCGTGGACGTCACCACGTACGCCGACGGCGTCGAAGCCGGTGGCATCAACGCCATCGTTCCCCCGATGCTCTTCCTCGTGATCTTCTACGGCCTGATTGTCCTGCTCGCCGGGCAGATGCTCGCCTCCACCCTCGAGGAAAAGGAGAACAGGGTCACCGAGATGATCCTGACGACCCTGAACCCCACGACCCTGATCACCGGCAAAGTGATCTCCCTGTTCATGGTCGGCGCCCTGCAGTCCATCATCTTCTCCTCGCCGATCATCATCGGCTACCTGTTCTTCCGCGAACAGGTCAACATTCCCGAGCTCGACCTGAACAGCCTGATCTTCAACCCGCAGACCATGATCATCGGATTCCTGCTCATGGTCGGGGGTTTCAGCCTCTTCACCACCAGCCTCGTCGCTCTCGGGGCGATCATGCCGACCGCGAAGGAAGCAGGGAACTTCATGGGCATGATGATCGCCCTCTTGTTCGTCCCCTTCTACGTCGTGTCCCTGGTCATCTCCAACCCGCAGGCCCTCGTCGTGCAGATCTTCACCTACTTCCCCTACTCCGCCCCCGTCACCGCGCTGCTGCGCAACGGGTTCGGATCCCTGTCCCTCCTCGAGGGATGCATCGTCATAGTGATCCTGTTCCTCTGCTCCGCGCTCATGCTCCGCGTCGCCGTGAAACTCTTCCAGCACGGATCCATCGCCTACACCTCCAAAGTCAGCCTGAAAAGCGCCTTCACCACCAACCACCCGAAGGCACCCGCCACCTAA
- a CDS encoding GNAT family N-acetyltransferase produces MEATEPPGSGIARNLLQHQASGTIVYAAAWQTHQPVGTVVLDLVSKHAPELKHLFVQKSARGAGAGTALCAWTEKRAAQAGFDTLYLSVGVENQAARRLYERLGFTPAGKTTTTTYQYVDDDGQKQWATETDDLFEKTLAG; encoded by the coding sequence CTGGAAGCGACTGAACCACCAGGATCGGGCATCGCACGCAATCTTCTTCAGCACCAGGCCTCCGGCACCATCGTTTACGCAGCAGCTTGGCAGACCCACCAGCCGGTCGGTACCGTGGTCCTGGACCTGGTCTCGAAGCACGCCCCGGAGCTCAAGCATCTGTTCGTGCAGAAATCCGCTCGAGGTGCCGGCGCAGGTACCGCCCTCTGTGCCTGGACCGAAAAGCGCGCAGCACAGGCAGGATTCGACACGCTCTACCTCAGCGTCGGCGTCGAGAACCAAGCTGCTCGCCGGCTCTACGAACGCTTGGGCTTCACGCCTGCCGGGAAGACAACGACGACGACCTATCAGTACGTCGACGACGACGGGCAGAAGCAGTGGGCCACCGAGACAGACGACCTTTTCGAGAAGACGCTGGCGGGATGA